A single window of Dermacentor albipictus isolate Rhodes 1998 colony chromosome 1, USDA_Dalb.pri_finalv2, whole genome shotgun sequence DNA harbors:
- the LOC135915337 gene encoding uncharacterized protein — translation MRHLSAAISLVVLVAFTADARTISEEESSLDATFDKAAECAAHDAVHVGEILQEVAEILAADEEIKSESDEYFLRALWEKTRDALKNATEHVKVTVKGAFEDAKGHFKKAAQDAQKKFSDKAAEIMSKLLSKVMSGYALEDSESRGNFIKLFVDVIMRAAQRFMKMGKALESMQN, via the exons ATGAGGCACCTTTCGGCAGCCATTTCTCTCGTGGTCCTCGTCGCCTTTACGG CGGACGCCCGCACAATTTCCGAGGAAGAGTCTAGCCTTGACGCAACATTCGACAAGGCGGCCGAATGTGCCGCTCACGATGCTGTTCATGTGGGTGAGATCCTGCAAGAAGTGGCCGAGATCCTAGCTGCGGACGAAGAGATTAAGTCTGAG AGCGATGAGTACTTTCTTCGTGCTCTGTGGGAGAAAACAAGGGACGCTTTGAAGAACGCCACTGAACATGTCAAAGTAACCGTAAAAGGCGCCTTCGAGGATGCCAAGGGCCACTTCAAGAAAGCCGCTCAGGACGCCCAGAAGAAGTTCAGCGACAAGGCAGCCGAGATCATGTCCAAGTTGTTAAGCAAGGTTATGAGTGGCTATGCCTTGGAAGATTCTGAGAGTCGGGGCAACTTCATCAAGCTGTTTGTCGATGTCATCATGCGAGCAGCCCAGCGATTTATGAAGATGGGCAAGGCTTTGGAAAGCATGCAGAACTGA